The Pseudomonas iranensis genome includes a window with the following:
- a CDS encoding TolC family outer membrane protein: MESVFRQKWPVVLLTIGLYPAFTVGVRADDNLDSSLRSISPSQLQQPAGNESRQRPAPASKTAANADTLGLEQAVRLAVDWHPRIGEAIGTLFQQGEGVNVAESGYYPQVTGGIKGGYTSGYGSDAGSQSVNISLKQMLYDFGKVSSSVDAARARVARSQAGILLAIDDIARDTARAYIEVQRYQRLLEVAREQIQGIGGIVDLAKQRSDMGASTRSDMVQAQSRAEGATATLQEFKAQYARWQATLTSLLGRRTPPAVSDAAAPTLTQACDASQISDTLPAVLQAAAQRTQAQAELAQAKAEAYPTLSLQPSVNQYLDDHYDDQNSRADRTQVGIFLNLEVPIYQGGAISARSRAAGHALTAADSAEDFARLQARQGLAEAQAQTSGLNRRLRSLEFRQTSITEARMLYGRQYLELGTRPLLDLLNAEQEIHQSRFDLVNTQADLQRLQIDCFYNSGAIRRVFGIDHSAIQSVEILP; this comes from the coding sequence GTGGAGTCAGTTTTTCGCCAGAAATGGCCGGTGGTCCTGTTGACCATCGGCCTCTACCCCGCTTTCACCGTCGGCGTTCGCGCCGACGACAATCTCGACAGCAGCTTGCGCAGCATCAGCCCGTCGCAACTGCAACAACCGGCAGGCAATGAAAGCCGTCAGCGCCCTGCCCCTGCTTCAAAAACGGCCGCCAACGCAGATACTTTGGGGCTGGAACAAGCGGTCAGGCTGGCCGTGGACTGGCACCCACGCATCGGCGAAGCCATCGGCACCCTGTTCCAGCAAGGCGAAGGGGTCAACGTCGCCGAGTCCGGTTATTACCCGCAGGTCACCGGTGGCATCAAGGGTGGCTACACCAGCGGTTACGGCAGCGATGCCGGCAGCCAGTCGGTGAACATTTCCCTCAAGCAGATGCTGTATGACTTCGGCAAGGTTTCCAGTTCGGTCGACGCCGCCCGCGCCCGGGTGGCGCGCAGTCAGGCGGGGATTCTGCTGGCGATCGACGACATCGCCCGCGACACCGCCAGGGCCTACATCGAAGTGCAGCGTTATCAGCGTCTGCTGGAGGTTGCGCGTGAGCAGATCCAGGGCATCGGCGGCATCGTCGACCTGGCCAAACAACGCAGCGACATGGGCGCCAGCACCCGCTCCGATATGGTTCAGGCGCAGTCCCGGGCCGAAGGCGCGACGGCCACATTGCAGGAATTCAAAGCGCAATACGCACGCTGGCAAGCGACCCTGACCAGTCTGCTCGGACGGCGCACGCCGCCGGCGGTCAGCGACGCCGCCGCGCCTACGCTAACCCAGGCCTGCGACGCCTCGCAGATCTCCGACACCCTGCCCGCCGTCCTCCAGGCCGCCGCGCAACGCACTCAGGCCCAGGCCGAACTGGCCCAGGCCAAAGCCGAGGCCTACCCGACCCTGTCGCTGCAACCGTCGGTCAACCAATACCTGGACGATCATTACGACGATCAGAACTCGCGCGCCGATCGCACTCAGGTCGGGATCTTTCTCAATCTCGAAGTGCCGATCTATCAGGGCGGTGCGATCAGTGCGCGCAGCCGCGCCGCCGGGCATGCGCTGACCGCAGCGGATTCGGCCGAAGACTTCGCCCGTCTGCAAGCGCGCCAGGGTCTGGCCGAAGCCCAGGCGCAAACTTCGGGCCTGAACCGGCGGCTGCGCTCGCTGGAATTTCGCCAGACCAGCATCACCGAGGCACGCATGTTGTATGGCCGCCAGTACCTGGAACTGGGCACGCGGCCGCTGCTCGACCTGCTCAACGCCGAGCAGGAAATCCATCAGTCACGGTTCGATCTGGTCAACACCCAGGCTGATCTGCAACGCCTGCAGATCGACTGCTTCTACAACAGCGGTGCGATTCGCCGGGTCTTCGGCATCGACCACAGCGCCATCCAGAGTGTCGAGATCCTGCCATGA
- a CDS encoding type I secretion system permease/ATPase, producing the protein MTDASITVPEPAAAEAREDYSPWLEAVLKVARHYRLDVSPESVRLASVHSEGRVEEVVRHMARQAGLSVKFAVFDNKSLSRWRTPLVMQLRDGQVGVLESIGETGELGICFSGDQGLQSRMEAGALAEQALRTVILRPTQPVADVRTNDYIKPYDEHWFRRIVLTDLRPYSQVMIASLVANLLGMAGVLFSMQVYDRVIPAESLPTLYVLFGGVMLALLFDFVMRILRLRITDVLGKRADLRVSDLVFGHALRLRNSARPKSTGSFISQLRELEQIRDLITSSTATALADMPFFLLFLLVFYLIGGPLVLIPLVALVFMLLPGIIAQPRLARLANASMREAALRNAMLVESIQGLDDIKALQAEQRFQQQWNQYNAASADSSLRLRTLTNSLVAWTQNVQGGVFAVVIVFGAPMVIAGDLTTGSLVAASILSSRMMGPMAQLTHVLTRWQQAKVALEGLNRIMQMPVDHPEGSQRVHLPAIRGDYRLRQASFRYSEESTPALNNIDLSIRPGERIALLGRNGAGKSTLLQALGGAMDLSSGETTLDGIALAHLDPADLRRDVGLLSQQARLFHGTLRDNITLGAGQASDQEIIAALTVTGALDFVRQLPKGMDHLVLEGGLGLSGGQRQSLLLSRLLIRQPQVLLLDEPTAALDDVTERLLLEKLATWTQGRTLVVATHRVSVLQLVERIIVLDNGRIVIDDHRDAALARLRAPGKGVAV; encoded by the coding sequence ATGACCGATGCCAGCATCACTGTTCCCGAACCCGCTGCTGCCGAAGCTCGCGAAGATTATTCGCCATGGCTGGAAGCCGTGCTCAAGGTCGCCCGCCACTACCGACTCGACGTCTCGCCGGAAAGCGTGCGTCTGGCCTCGGTGCACAGCGAAGGCCGCGTCGAAGAAGTGGTTCGGCACATGGCGCGTCAGGCCGGTTTGAGCGTGAAATTCGCGGTATTCGACAACAAGAGCCTGAGCCGCTGGCGCACGCCGCTGGTGATGCAACTGCGTGATGGCCAGGTCGGCGTGCTCGAAAGCATCGGCGAAACCGGCGAGCTGGGCATCTGCTTCAGTGGCGATCAAGGTTTGCAGAGTCGCATGGAGGCTGGCGCGCTCGCCGAGCAGGCATTGCGCACCGTGATTCTGCGTCCGACGCAACCGGTGGCGGACGTGCGCACCAACGATTACATCAAGCCCTACGATGAGCACTGGTTCCGGCGCATCGTCCTCACCGATCTGCGGCCTTACAGCCAAGTGATGATCGCCTCACTGGTCGCGAATCTGTTGGGCATGGCCGGGGTGCTGTTTTCCATGCAGGTGTACGACCGGGTGATTCCGGCCGAGTCGCTGCCGACACTGTACGTGTTGTTCGGCGGGGTGATGCTGGCGCTGCTGTTCGATTTCGTCATGCGCATTCTGCGTCTGCGCATCACCGATGTGCTGGGCAAGCGCGCCGACTTGCGCGTCTCCGATCTGGTCTTTGGCCACGCCTTGCGCCTGCGCAATTCCGCGCGGCCGAAATCCACCGGTTCGTTCATATCGCAGTTGCGCGAACTGGAGCAGATCCGCGACCTGATCACCTCCAGCACCGCCACGGCACTGGCGGACATGCCGTTTTTCCTGCTGTTCCTGCTGGTGTTTTATTTGATCGGCGGGCCACTGGTGCTGATTCCACTGGTGGCGCTGGTGTTCATGTTGCTGCCCGGGATCATCGCGCAACCGCGTCTGGCGCGACTGGCCAATGCCTCGATGCGTGAAGCGGCGCTGCGCAACGCCATGCTGGTAGAAAGCATTCAGGGCCTCGACGACATCAAGGCATTGCAGGCCGAGCAGCGTTTTCAACAACAGTGGAACCAGTACAACGCCGCCTCGGCGGACAGCAGCCTGCGCCTGCGCACCTTGACCAACAGCCTGGTGGCGTGGACGCAGAACGTGCAGGGCGGGGTCTTTGCGGTGGTCATCGTGTTCGGCGCGCCGATGGTGATTGCCGGCGACCTGACCACCGGCAGTCTGGTCGCGGCGTCGATTCTGTCGTCGCGGATGATGGGGCCGATGGCGCAACTGACCCACGTGCTCACCCGATGGCAGCAGGCCAAGGTTGCGCTCGAAGGCTTGAACCGGATCATGCAGATGCCGGTGGATCATCCCGAAGGCAGTCAGCGCGTGCACCTGCCGGCGATTCGTGGCGACTACCGCCTGCGTCAGGCCAGTTTTCGCTACAGCGAGGAATCGACGCCGGCGCTCAACAACATTGATCTGAGCATTCGCCCCGGCGAGCGCATCGCCCTGCTCGGCCGCAACGGCGCTGGCAAGTCGACGCTGCTGCAAGCGCTGGGCGGCGCGATGGATCTGAGCAGCGGTGAAACCACTCTGGACGGCATCGCCCTGGCGCATCTGGATCCGGCCGACCTGCGCCGCGATGTCGGCCTGCTGTCGCAACAGGCGCGACTGTTTCACGGCACCTTGCGCGACAACATCACCCTCGGCGCCGGTCAGGCCAGCGATCAGGAAATCATCGCCGCGCTGACCGTCACCGGTGCGCTGGACTTTGTTCGGCAGCTGCCCAAAGGCATGGATCACTTAGTGCTTGAAGGTGGCTTGGGCCTGTCCGGCGGTCAGCGTCAGAGCCTGTTGCTGTCGCGCTTGTTGATCCGTCAGCCGCAAGTGCTGTTGCTCGACGAACCGACGGCCGCGCTCGATGACGTCACCGAGCGGCTGCTGCTGGAAAAACTCGCGACCTGGACCCAGGGCCGAACGCTGGTGGTCGCCACGCATCGGGTCAGTGTGTTGCAACTGGTCGAGCGGATCATCGTCCTCGACAACGGGCGTATCGTCATTGACGACCACCGCGACGCGGCATTGGCGCGGCTGCGCGCACCGGGCAAAGGAGTGGCGGTATGA